A window from Ovis canadensis isolate MfBH-ARS-UI-01 breed Bighorn chromosome 4, ARS-UI_OviCan_v2, whole genome shotgun sequence encodes these proteins:
- the REPIN1 gene encoding DNA-binding protein REPIN1 isoform X5: MGVGVSLLLQFSLTSGGYPSVGRSRRSSRRSILGNSPRRSWAKPHLQLHSLQAEEEPMLERRCRGPVAMGPVQPRLLSGPSQESPQTLEKEPQGLRSRSTAAAQSGGQPLGRAHRCAHCRRHFPGWVALWLHARRCQARLPRPCPECGRRFRHAPFLALHCQVHAAATPDLGFACHLCGHGFRGWVALVLHLRAHSAAKRPIACPACERRFWRRKQLRAHLRRCHPPAPEARPFICGNCGRSFAQWDQLVTHKRVHVAEALEETAAKALGPRPRGRPAVTAPRPGGDAVDRPFQCACCGKRFRHKPNLIAHRRVHTGERPHQCPECGKRFTNKPYLTSHRRIHTGEKPYPCTECGRRFRHKPNLLSHSKIHKRSEGSAQGGPQPPASAPERAPEPPPEPAPEPAEVPAGPGPPGAAAEAPPSLHTCADCGRGFRLERFLRAHQRQHGGERPFACAECGKHFGKKTHLVAHSRVHSGERPFACEECGRRFSQGSHLAAHRRDHAPERPFVCPDCGKAFRHKPYLAAHRRIHTGEKPYVCPECGKAFSQKSNLVSHRRIHTGERPYACPDCDRSFSQKSNLITHRKSHIRDGAFCCAICGQTFDDEGKLLAHQKKHDV; encoded by the coding sequence CAGAGGAAGAACCGATGCTGGAACGTCGCTGCAGGGGCCCCGTGGCCATGGGCCCGGTCCAGCCCCGACTCCTTTCCGGGCCCTCCCAGGAGTCGCcccagaccctggagaaggagccCCAAGGGCTGAGGTCGCGAAGCACCGCCGCGGCCCAGTCGGGCGGCCAGCCCCTAGGTCGGGCTCATCGCTGTGCCCACTGTCGGAGGCACTTCCCCGGCTGGGTGGCCCTCTGGCTTCATGCCCGGCGCTGCCAGGCCCGCCTGCCCCGGCCGTGTCCCGAGTGCGGCCGCCGCTTCCGCCACGCCCCTTTCTTGGCATTGCACTGCCAGGTCCATGCCGCCGCCACCCCAGACCTGGGCTTTGCCTGCCACCTGTGCGGGCACGGCTTCCGAGGCTGGGTGGCCCTGGTTCTGCACCTGCGGGCCCACTCGGCGGCGAAGCGGCCCATCGCCTGTCCCGCCTGTGAGAGACGCTTCTGGCGGAGAAAGCAGCTGCGGGCCCATTTGCGGCGCTGCCACCCCCCGGCCCCCGAGGCCCGGCCCTTCATCTGCGGCAACTGTGGCCGCAGCTTCGCTCAGTGGGACCAGCTGGTGACGCACAAGCGGGTCCACGTGGCCGAGGCGCTGGAGGAGACGGCGGCCAAGGCCCTGGGGCCGCGGCCCCGGGGGCGCCCAGCAGTGACCGCGCCCCGGCCGGGCGGGGACGCCGTCGACCGCCCGTTCCAGTGTGCCTGCTGTGGCAAGCGCTTCCGCCACAAGCCCAACCTGATCGCCCACCGCCGCGTGCATACGGGCGAGCGCCCGCACCAGTGCCCCGAGTGCGGGAAGCGCTTCACCAATAAGCCCTACCTGACCTCGCATCGGCGCATCCACACGGGCGAGAAGCCGTACCCGTGCACCGAGTGTGGCCGCCGCTTCCGCCACAAGCCCAACCTGCTGTCGCACAGCAAGATCCACAAGCGCTCCGAGGGGTCCGCGCAGGGCGGGCCCCAGCCGCCCGCCAGCGCCCCGGAGCGCGCCCCGGAGCCCCCTCCGGAGCCGGCCCCAGAGCCCGCCGAAGTCCCGGCTGGGCCCGGGCCGCCAGGCGCCGCGGCAGAGGCCCCGCCCTCCCTCCACACCTGCGCCGACTGTGGGCGGGGCTTCCGGCTGGAGCGCTTCCTGCGCGCGCACCAGCGGCAGCACGGCGGCGAGCGCCCCTTCGCGTGCGCCGAGTGCGGCAAGCACTTTGGCAAGAAGACGCACCTAGTGGCGCACTCCCGGGTGCACTCGGGGGAGCGGCCCTTCGCGTGCGAGGAGTGCGGGCGCCGCTTCTCCCAGGGGAGCCACCTGGCCGCCCACCGGCGCGACCACGCGCCCGAGAGGCCCTTCGTGTGCCCAGACTGCGGAAAGGCCTTCCGCCACAAGCCCTATCTGGCCGCACACCGGCGCATCCACACCGGCGAGAAGCCGTACGTCTGCCCCGAGTGCGGCAAGGCGTTCAGCCAGAAGTCCAACCTGGTGTCCCACCGGCGCATCCACACGGGCGAGCGCCCCTACGCCTGCCCCGACTGCGACCGCAGCTTTAGCCAGAAGTCCAACCTCATCACCCACCGCAAGAGCCACATCCGGGACGGCGCCTTCTGCTGCGCCATCTGTGGCCAGACCTTTGACGACGAGGGGAAGCTCCTGGCCCACCAGAAGAAGCACGACGTCTGA
- the REPIN1 gene encoding DNA-binding protein REPIN1 isoform X3 — translation MDARRASALPGGEFSLTSGGYPSVGRSRRSSRRSILGNSPRRSWAKPHLQLHSLQAEEEPMLERRCRGPVAMGPVQPRLLSGPSQESPQTLEKEPQGLRSRSTAAAQSGGQPLGRAHRCAHCRRHFPGWVALWLHARRCQARLPRPCPECGRRFRHAPFLALHCQVHAAATPDLGFACHLCGHGFRGWVALVLHLRAHSAAKRPIACPACERRFWRRKQLRAHLRRCHPPAPEARPFICGNCGRSFAQWDQLVTHKRVHVAEALEETAAKALGPRPRGRPAVTAPRPGGDAVDRPFQCACCGKRFRHKPNLIAHRRVHTGERPHQCPECGKRFTNKPYLTSHRRIHTGEKPYPCTECGRRFRHKPNLLSHSKIHKRSEGSAQGGPQPPASAPERAPEPPPEPAPEPAEVPAGPGPPGAAAEAPPSLHTCADCGRGFRLERFLRAHQRQHGGERPFACAECGKHFGKKTHLVAHSRVHSGERPFACEECGRRFSQGSHLAAHRRDHAPERPFVCPDCGKAFRHKPYLAAHRRIHTGEKPYVCPECGKAFSQKSNLVSHRRIHTGERPYACPDCDRSFSQKSNLITHRKSHIRDGAFCCAICGQTFDDEGKLLAHQKKHDV, via the coding sequence CAGAGGAAGAACCGATGCTGGAACGTCGCTGCAGGGGCCCCGTGGCCATGGGCCCGGTCCAGCCCCGACTCCTTTCCGGGCCCTCCCAGGAGTCGCcccagaccctggagaaggagccCCAAGGGCTGAGGTCGCGAAGCACCGCCGCGGCCCAGTCGGGCGGCCAGCCCCTAGGTCGGGCTCATCGCTGTGCCCACTGTCGGAGGCACTTCCCCGGCTGGGTGGCCCTCTGGCTTCATGCCCGGCGCTGCCAGGCCCGCCTGCCCCGGCCGTGTCCCGAGTGCGGCCGCCGCTTCCGCCACGCCCCTTTCTTGGCATTGCACTGCCAGGTCCATGCCGCCGCCACCCCAGACCTGGGCTTTGCCTGCCACCTGTGCGGGCACGGCTTCCGAGGCTGGGTGGCCCTGGTTCTGCACCTGCGGGCCCACTCGGCGGCGAAGCGGCCCATCGCCTGTCCCGCCTGTGAGAGACGCTTCTGGCGGAGAAAGCAGCTGCGGGCCCATTTGCGGCGCTGCCACCCCCCGGCCCCCGAGGCCCGGCCCTTCATCTGCGGCAACTGTGGCCGCAGCTTCGCTCAGTGGGACCAGCTGGTGACGCACAAGCGGGTCCACGTGGCCGAGGCGCTGGAGGAGACGGCGGCCAAGGCCCTGGGGCCGCGGCCCCGGGGGCGCCCAGCAGTGACCGCGCCCCGGCCGGGCGGGGACGCCGTCGACCGCCCGTTCCAGTGTGCCTGCTGTGGCAAGCGCTTCCGCCACAAGCCCAACCTGATCGCCCACCGCCGCGTGCATACGGGCGAGCGCCCGCACCAGTGCCCCGAGTGCGGGAAGCGCTTCACCAATAAGCCCTACCTGACCTCGCATCGGCGCATCCACACGGGCGAGAAGCCGTACCCGTGCACCGAGTGTGGCCGCCGCTTCCGCCACAAGCCCAACCTGCTGTCGCACAGCAAGATCCACAAGCGCTCCGAGGGGTCCGCGCAGGGCGGGCCCCAGCCGCCCGCCAGCGCCCCGGAGCGCGCCCCGGAGCCCCCTCCGGAGCCGGCCCCAGAGCCCGCCGAAGTCCCGGCTGGGCCCGGGCCGCCAGGCGCCGCGGCAGAGGCCCCGCCCTCCCTCCACACCTGCGCCGACTGTGGGCGGGGCTTCCGGCTGGAGCGCTTCCTGCGCGCGCACCAGCGGCAGCACGGCGGCGAGCGCCCCTTCGCGTGCGCCGAGTGCGGCAAGCACTTTGGCAAGAAGACGCACCTAGTGGCGCACTCCCGGGTGCACTCGGGGGAGCGGCCCTTCGCGTGCGAGGAGTGCGGGCGCCGCTTCTCCCAGGGGAGCCACCTGGCCGCCCACCGGCGCGACCACGCGCCCGAGAGGCCCTTCGTGTGCCCAGACTGCGGAAAGGCCTTCCGCCACAAGCCCTATCTGGCCGCACACCGGCGCATCCACACCGGCGAGAAGCCGTACGTCTGCCCCGAGTGCGGCAAGGCGTTCAGCCAGAAGTCCAACCTGGTGTCCCACCGGCGCATCCACACGGGCGAGCGCCCCTACGCCTGCCCCGACTGCGACCGCAGCTTTAGCCAGAAGTCCAACCTCATCACCCACCGCAAGAGCCACATCCGGGACGGCGCCTTCTGCTGCGCCATCTGTGGCCAGACCTTTGACGACGAGGGGAAGCTCCTGGCCCACCAGAAGAAGCACGACGTCTGA
- the REPIN1 gene encoding DNA-binding protein REPIN1 isoform X6, with product MGVGVSLLLQFSLTSGGYPSVGRSRRSSRRSILGNSPRRSWAKPHLQLHSLQEEEPMLERRCRGPVAMGPVQPRLLSGPSQESPQTLEKEPQGLRSRSTAAAQSGGQPLGRAHRCAHCRRHFPGWVALWLHARRCQARLPRPCPECGRRFRHAPFLALHCQVHAAATPDLGFACHLCGHGFRGWVALVLHLRAHSAAKRPIACPACERRFWRRKQLRAHLRRCHPPAPEARPFICGNCGRSFAQWDQLVTHKRVHVAEALEETAAKALGPRPRGRPAVTAPRPGGDAVDRPFQCACCGKRFRHKPNLIAHRRVHTGERPHQCPECGKRFTNKPYLTSHRRIHTGEKPYPCTECGRRFRHKPNLLSHSKIHKRSEGSAQGGPQPPASAPERAPEPPPEPAPEPAEVPAGPGPPGAAAEAPPSLHTCADCGRGFRLERFLRAHQRQHGGERPFACAECGKHFGKKTHLVAHSRVHSGERPFACEECGRRFSQGSHLAAHRRDHAPERPFVCPDCGKAFRHKPYLAAHRRIHTGEKPYVCPECGKAFSQKSNLVSHRRIHTGERPYACPDCDRSFSQKSNLITHRKSHIRDGAFCCAICGQTFDDEGKLLAHQKKHDV from the coding sequence AGGAAGAACCGATGCTGGAACGTCGCTGCAGGGGCCCCGTGGCCATGGGCCCGGTCCAGCCCCGACTCCTTTCCGGGCCCTCCCAGGAGTCGCcccagaccctggagaaggagccCCAAGGGCTGAGGTCGCGAAGCACCGCCGCGGCCCAGTCGGGCGGCCAGCCCCTAGGTCGGGCTCATCGCTGTGCCCACTGTCGGAGGCACTTCCCCGGCTGGGTGGCCCTCTGGCTTCATGCCCGGCGCTGCCAGGCCCGCCTGCCCCGGCCGTGTCCCGAGTGCGGCCGCCGCTTCCGCCACGCCCCTTTCTTGGCATTGCACTGCCAGGTCCATGCCGCCGCCACCCCAGACCTGGGCTTTGCCTGCCACCTGTGCGGGCACGGCTTCCGAGGCTGGGTGGCCCTGGTTCTGCACCTGCGGGCCCACTCGGCGGCGAAGCGGCCCATCGCCTGTCCCGCCTGTGAGAGACGCTTCTGGCGGAGAAAGCAGCTGCGGGCCCATTTGCGGCGCTGCCACCCCCCGGCCCCCGAGGCCCGGCCCTTCATCTGCGGCAACTGTGGCCGCAGCTTCGCTCAGTGGGACCAGCTGGTGACGCACAAGCGGGTCCACGTGGCCGAGGCGCTGGAGGAGACGGCGGCCAAGGCCCTGGGGCCGCGGCCCCGGGGGCGCCCAGCAGTGACCGCGCCCCGGCCGGGCGGGGACGCCGTCGACCGCCCGTTCCAGTGTGCCTGCTGTGGCAAGCGCTTCCGCCACAAGCCCAACCTGATCGCCCACCGCCGCGTGCATACGGGCGAGCGCCCGCACCAGTGCCCCGAGTGCGGGAAGCGCTTCACCAATAAGCCCTACCTGACCTCGCATCGGCGCATCCACACGGGCGAGAAGCCGTACCCGTGCACCGAGTGTGGCCGCCGCTTCCGCCACAAGCCCAACCTGCTGTCGCACAGCAAGATCCACAAGCGCTCCGAGGGGTCCGCGCAGGGCGGGCCCCAGCCGCCCGCCAGCGCCCCGGAGCGCGCCCCGGAGCCCCCTCCGGAGCCGGCCCCAGAGCCCGCCGAAGTCCCGGCTGGGCCCGGGCCGCCAGGCGCCGCGGCAGAGGCCCCGCCCTCCCTCCACACCTGCGCCGACTGTGGGCGGGGCTTCCGGCTGGAGCGCTTCCTGCGCGCGCACCAGCGGCAGCACGGCGGCGAGCGCCCCTTCGCGTGCGCCGAGTGCGGCAAGCACTTTGGCAAGAAGACGCACCTAGTGGCGCACTCCCGGGTGCACTCGGGGGAGCGGCCCTTCGCGTGCGAGGAGTGCGGGCGCCGCTTCTCCCAGGGGAGCCACCTGGCCGCCCACCGGCGCGACCACGCGCCCGAGAGGCCCTTCGTGTGCCCAGACTGCGGAAAGGCCTTCCGCCACAAGCCCTATCTGGCCGCACACCGGCGCATCCACACCGGCGAGAAGCCGTACGTCTGCCCCGAGTGCGGCAAGGCGTTCAGCCAGAAGTCCAACCTGGTGTCCCACCGGCGCATCCACACGGGCGAGCGCCCCTACGCCTGCCCCGACTGCGACCGCAGCTTTAGCCAGAAGTCCAACCTCATCACCCACCGCAAGAGCCACATCCGGGACGGCGCCTTCTGCTGCGCCATCTGTGGCCAGACCTTTGACGACGAGGGGAAGCTCCTGGCCCACCAGAAGAAGCACGACGTCTGA
- the REPIN1 gene encoding DNA-binding protein REPIN1 isoform X4 — protein sequence MDARRASALPGGEFSLTSGGYPSVGRSRRSSRRSILGNSPRRSWAKPHLQLHSLQEEEPMLERRCRGPVAMGPVQPRLLSGPSQESPQTLEKEPQGLRSRSTAAAQSGGQPLGRAHRCAHCRRHFPGWVALWLHARRCQARLPRPCPECGRRFRHAPFLALHCQVHAAATPDLGFACHLCGHGFRGWVALVLHLRAHSAAKRPIACPACERRFWRRKQLRAHLRRCHPPAPEARPFICGNCGRSFAQWDQLVTHKRVHVAEALEETAAKALGPRPRGRPAVTAPRPGGDAVDRPFQCACCGKRFRHKPNLIAHRRVHTGERPHQCPECGKRFTNKPYLTSHRRIHTGEKPYPCTECGRRFRHKPNLLSHSKIHKRSEGSAQGGPQPPASAPERAPEPPPEPAPEPAEVPAGPGPPGAAAEAPPSLHTCADCGRGFRLERFLRAHQRQHGGERPFACAECGKHFGKKTHLVAHSRVHSGERPFACEECGRRFSQGSHLAAHRRDHAPERPFVCPDCGKAFRHKPYLAAHRRIHTGEKPYVCPECGKAFSQKSNLVSHRRIHTGERPYACPDCDRSFSQKSNLITHRKSHIRDGAFCCAICGQTFDDEGKLLAHQKKHDV from the coding sequence AGGAAGAACCGATGCTGGAACGTCGCTGCAGGGGCCCCGTGGCCATGGGCCCGGTCCAGCCCCGACTCCTTTCCGGGCCCTCCCAGGAGTCGCcccagaccctggagaaggagccCCAAGGGCTGAGGTCGCGAAGCACCGCCGCGGCCCAGTCGGGCGGCCAGCCCCTAGGTCGGGCTCATCGCTGTGCCCACTGTCGGAGGCACTTCCCCGGCTGGGTGGCCCTCTGGCTTCATGCCCGGCGCTGCCAGGCCCGCCTGCCCCGGCCGTGTCCCGAGTGCGGCCGCCGCTTCCGCCACGCCCCTTTCTTGGCATTGCACTGCCAGGTCCATGCCGCCGCCACCCCAGACCTGGGCTTTGCCTGCCACCTGTGCGGGCACGGCTTCCGAGGCTGGGTGGCCCTGGTTCTGCACCTGCGGGCCCACTCGGCGGCGAAGCGGCCCATCGCCTGTCCCGCCTGTGAGAGACGCTTCTGGCGGAGAAAGCAGCTGCGGGCCCATTTGCGGCGCTGCCACCCCCCGGCCCCCGAGGCCCGGCCCTTCATCTGCGGCAACTGTGGCCGCAGCTTCGCTCAGTGGGACCAGCTGGTGACGCACAAGCGGGTCCACGTGGCCGAGGCGCTGGAGGAGACGGCGGCCAAGGCCCTGGGGCCGCGGCCCCGGGGGCGCCCAGCAGTGACCGCGCCCCGGCCGGGCGGGGACGCCGTCGACCGCCCGTTCCAGTGTGCCTGCTGTGGCAAGCGCTTCCGCCACAAGCCCAACCTGATCGCCCACCGCCGCGTGCATACGGGCGAGCGCCCGCACCAGTGCCCCGAGTGCGGGAAGCGCTTCACCAATAAGCCCTACCTGACCTCGCATCGGCGCATCCACACGGGCGAGAAGCCGTACCCGTGCACCGAGTGTGGCCGCCGCTTCCGCCACAAGCCCAACCTGCTGTCGCACAGCAAGATCCACAAGCGCTCCGAGGGGTCCGCGCAGGGCGGGCCCCAGCCGCCCGCCAGCGCCCCGGAGCGCGCCCCGGAGCCCCCTCCGGAGCCGGCCCCAGAGCCCGCCGAAGTCCCGGCTGGGCCCGGGCCGCCAGGCGCCGCGGCAGAGGCCCCGCCCTCCCTCCACACCTGCGCCGACTGTGGGCGGGGCTTCCGGCTGGAGCGCTTCCTGCGCGCGCACCAGCGGCAGCACGGCGGCGAGCGCCCCTTCGCGTGCGCCGAGTGCGGCAAGCACTTTGGCAAGAAGACGCACCTAGTGGCGCACTCCCGGGTGCACTCGGGGGAGCGGCCCTTCGCGTGCGAGGAGTGCGGGCGCCGCTTCTCCCAGGGGAGCCACCTGGCCGCCCACCGGCGCGACCACGCGCCCGAGAGGCCCTTCGTGTGCCCAGACTGCGGAAAGGCCTTCCGCCACAAGCCCTATCTGGCCGCACACCGGCGCATCCACACCGGCGAGAAGCCGTACGTCTGCCCCGAGTGCGGCAAGGCGTTCAGCCAGAAGTCCAACCTGGTGTCCCACCGGCGCATCCACACGGGCGAGCGCCCCTACGCCTGCCCCGACTGCGACCGCAGCTTTAGCCAGAAGTCCAACCTCATCACCCACCGCAAGAGCCACATCCGGGACGGCGCCTTCTGCTGCGCCATCTGTGGCCAGACCTTTGACGACGAGGGGAAGCTCCTGGCCCACCAGAAGAAGCACGACGTCTGA
- the REPIN1 gene encoding DNA-binding protein REPIN1 isoform X7 produces MLERRCRGPVAMGPVQPRLLSGPSQESPQTLEKEPQGLRSRSTAAAQSGGQPLGRAHRCAHCRRHFPGWVALWLHARRCQARLPRPCPECGRRFRHAPFLALHCQVHAAATPDLGFACHLCGHGFRGWVALVLHLRAHSAAKRPIACPACERRFWRRKQLRAHLRRCHPPAPEARPFICGNCGRSFAQWDQLVTHKRVHVAEALEETAAKALGPRPRGRPAVTAPRPGGDAVDRPFQCACCGKRFRHKPNLIAHRRVHTGERPHQCPECGKRFTNKPYLTSHRRIHTGEKPYPCTECGRRFRHKPNLLSHSKIHKRSEGSAQGGPQPPASAPERAPEPPPEPAPEPAEVPAGPGPPGAAAEAPPSLHTCADCGRGFRLERFLRAHQRQHGGERPFACAECGKHFGKKTHLVAHSRVHSGERPFACEECGRRFSQGSHLAAHRRDHAPERPFVCPDCGKAFRHKPYLAAHRRIHTGEKPYVCPECGKAFSQKSNLVSHRRIHTGERPYACPDCDRSFSQKSNLITHRKSHIRDGAFCCAICGQTFDDEGKLLAHQKKHDV; encoded by the coding sequence ATGCTGGAACGTCGCTGCAGGGGCCCCGTGGCCATGGGCCCGGTCCAGCCCCGACTCCTTTCCGGGCCCTCCCAGGAGTCGCcccagaccctggagaaggagccCCAAGGGCTGAGGTCGCGAAGCACCGCCGCGGCCCAGTCGGGCGGCCAGCCCCTAGGTCGGGCTCATCGCTGTGCCCACTGTCGGAGGCACTTCCCCGGCTGGGTGGCCCTCTGGCTTCATGCCCGGCGCTGCCAGGCCCGCCTGCCCCGGCCGTGTCCCGAGTGCGGCCGCCGCTTCCGCCACGCCCCTTTCTTGGCATTGCACTGCCAGGTCCATGCCGCCGCCACCCCAGACCTGGGCTTTGCCTGCCACCTGTGCGGGCACGGCTTCCGAGGCTGGGTGGCCCTGGTTCTGCACCTGCGGGCCCACTCGGCGGCGAAGCGGCCCATCGCCTGTCCCGCCTGTGAGAGACGCTTCTGGCGGAGAAAGCAGCTGCGGGCCCATTTGCGGCGCTGCCACCCCCCGGCCCCCGAGGCCCGGCCCTTCATCTGCGGCAACTGTGGCCGCAGCTTCGCTCAGTGGGACCAGCTGGTGACGCACAAGCGGGTCCACGTGGCCGAGGCGCTGGAGGAGACGGCGGCCAAGGCCCTGGGGCCGCGGCCCCGGGGGCGCCCAGCAGTGACCGCGCCCCGGCCGGGCGGGGACGCCGTCGACCGCCCGTTCCAGTGTGCCTGCTGTGGCAAGCGCTTCCGCCACAAGCCCAACCTGATCGCCCACCGCCGCGTGCATACGGGCGAGCGCCCGCACCAGTGCCCCGAGTGCGGGAAGCGCTTCACCAATAAGCCCTACCTGACCTCGCATCGGCGCATCCACACGGGCGAGAAGCCGTACCCGTGCACCGAGTGTGGCCGCCGCTTCCGCCACAAGCCCAACCTGCTGTCGCACAGCAAGATCCACAAGCGCTCCGAGGGGTCCGCGCAGGGCGGGCCCCAGCCGCCCGCCAGCGCCCCGGAGCGCGCCCCGGAGCCCCCTCCGGAGCCGGCCCCAGAGCCCGCCGAAGTCCCGGCTGGGCCCGGGCCGCCAGGCGCCGCGGCAGAGGCCCCGCCCTCCCTCCACACCTGCGCCGACTGTGGGCGGGGCTTCCGGCTGGAGCGCTTCCTGCGCGCGCACCAGCGGCAGCACGGCGGCGAGCGCCCCTTCGCGTGCGCCGAGTGCGGCAAGCACTTTGGCAAGAAGACGCACCTAGTGGCGCACTCCCGGGTGCACTCGGGGGAGCGGCCCTTCGCGTGCGAGGAGTGCGGGCGCCGCTTCTCCCAGGGGAGCCACCTGGCCGCCCACCGGCGCGACCACGCGCCCGAGAGGCCCTTCGTGTGCCCAGACTGCGGAAAGGCCTTCCGCCACAAGCCCTATCTGGCCGCACACCGGCGCATCCACACCGGCGAGAAGCCGTACGTCTGCCCCGAGTGCGGCAAGGCGTTCAGCCAGAAGTCCAACCTGGTGTCCCACCGGCGCATCCACACGGGCGAGCGCCCCTACGCCTGCCCCGACTGCGACCGCAGCTTTAGCCAGAAGTCCAACCTCATCACCCACCGCAAGAGCCACATCCGGGACGGCGCCTTCTGCTGCGCCATCTGTGGCCAGACCTTTGACGACGAGGGGAAGCTCCTGGCCCACCAGAAGAAGCACGACGTCTGA